In Tachysurus vachellii isolate PV-2020 chromosome 7, HZAU_Pvac_v1, whole genome shotgun sequence, the DNA window aatttgttaatgtgttttgggatttgttaatttgttttgggatttgttaatgtgttttgggatttgttaatttgttttcggatttgttaatgtgttttcggatttgttaatgtgttttcggatttgttaatgtgttttgcacttcccggccaccgtactttTAGGAGTttgatacaaaaataataaatgttgtgtAGGTTTTATTCATACAATGTGGCAATGGAAAAAGCTGCCTTTTACAGTTATTTACCAGCtggtgttatatttattgcaagAACTTCTGGCTCAAGCACAAATACTACTGGGATATTGtgtagaaaatgtttaaatggttTTCATTGTGCTAATCTTATTTGGAGAGAATTAATGTCAGTAACTCTGTCTTACCATCTCTTGATATCTTTTGAAGCTGCTGTTTGTAGAATGGCTCCAGATTCACTTTTAAGGGAGACAAAGAATCTACTGTATCTTTAAATGAAACAGCTGTGTATGCAGGAGCAGGCACAATAGGCTGAGGCAactacacagagacaaaagCACAAAAGATACAACTTAAATGAAAAAAGTCACTCCAATTCCAAATTTCTGCAAATtaacagaggaagaaaaattTTTAAATCATGTTATAAGATGTGTGACTCTTAATGGCAGGAAATGCAAAACAGCACAATATGCTCCAGGCCCAAAGGACCGTGTCAAGCCTTGAGTAACCCAGATGTTgaatttttctttgtgttgaaatttgaatttgacTAGTTGAATCAGAGCACAGCTTTATCtcaatttgtaaatatttaactgtgaacattttttatattattttaaaaatatgaatctCTGAACACTGGTTATGACAAAGtatattaaatatgttaattCTTATTATACAGATGTGTGGATTCTGACCATATATATTGCTATATAATGAATGATAATgtcattaattttaaatatttagaatttaaaattaaatttaaaaattaaaatacacagCGGGGACAGTTTCACAGCTACAGGGTTCTTGGTTCAATCTTGAGGAATGCAATTCTCTGCAGTAACTTTACTGCAGTCATTGCTGTATTCTGTGATGTTACCTGCAGGAAATGGATGGAATCTTCTGTATGTAAAAGCTCCTCCATCTCAGCATCACACCTTTTCAACTCTGCAATCTCATGCTCAAGTTTTTTCATGCTTTCTTCAGCTCGACTAACTGCAGCTTCCATCTTAGCTCTGATCAGTGCTGTCACTTCAGAGATTTGTTTATGAATAGATTTGATCAGATCAGTAAACTTTCTCTCAGTTTCCTGAACTGCATTCTGTGCAGTGTGCTtttaagagacagaaagagacagaaagaatgagagaaagaaaaagatattACTTATTTTTCCTAGTTAATATCACTTAGATTATGAATAGATAACTAAGGCTAATGTGACGGATCCTGAAACAGCTCATCCAGCAGACAAATTGCTGTTCTTCTTAAAATTCACCTTGTGAGACTCCACAACCTTTGTTAGCTCCTGaatctcattctctctcgctTGTATTCCTTCCTGGCATTTACGCCGCAGCATCAACATCTGATTCTATGAATGAAGAACAGAATTTACATTGCTATTAAAGTAAAACATGCATTACATTTCGACTCTATAGTAAACACTACACTTATATTATGAgccaatattttaataatataatttcttGAACTATTAAAGTTCTTTAGCTAGCCCTCTGGGTGAAACACTTAAAGGTTCTATGCAGAAATATTTTCAAAGCATTTggaagacacccttatccagagcgacatacattcttatctcattttatacaactgaataattgaggggtaagggccttgctccggggtccagcattggcagcttgatggaccagGGATGCGAACTTGCAACCTTTTGCATAGTAGTCCAAAACTTAGACTCTAGAGTCTAGACTATCAGCCTATTTATCAGAAAAGTGAAAACtcctaaatatttaatatcatcTAAAGAAATCAATTCTTCTTTTATCTTCAGTCACTTCTCTATCCAAAGCCTAAAAGAATAGGCATAATGTAGGACTATACCCTGGGAAGGATGCCAGTCTATTTTAGGCACCACACAAATTCATTCACACTGAGGAAGATGGGGAGCAACTAAATGGGAGGAAGTCCATATGAAGGAGAGAATATGCACAAAAAGCCAAAATGGGCAATACCAGAAACCCCAGACTATACTGGAGATATTTTTACTACACTTTACTACCCTGAAAACAATTCTATTCAAGCTTAATCTAGCATTACATGAACTATAGCTGTCATTGTTTTTCCTATTTGTAATGTTAGGGGGAAATGTTTTTATCTAGTTACCTGTTTCTCAGCTTTTCCTGTTGTAACTGATACCGTATCATGTCCTTTATGTTTATCCATCATACACAACATGCAGATACACTGCCTGTCAGTGCGACAGTAAACCTCCATCAGTTT includes these proteins:
- the LOC132849042 gene encoding E3 ubiquitin/ISG15 ligase TRIM25-like isoform X3, which gives rise to MAEANILGLQDQFSCPVCLDLVKEPVTLSCGHSFCMVCINGCWDQEDQQGVYSCPQCRQTFTSRPVVSKNTMLAEVVETLKKTGLQDTRPVQCSAGPEDVECDSCAGRKYKAIKSCLVCLASFCETHLQPHYKSPAFKKHKLVEASRRLQDQICSQHDKLMEVYCRTDRQCICMLCMMDKHKGHDTVSVTTGKAEKQNQMLMLRRKCQEGIQARENEIQELTKVVESHKHTAQNAVQETERKFTDLIKSIHKQISEVTALIRAKMEAAVSRAEESMKKLEHEIAELKRCDAEMEELLHTEDSIHFLQLPQPIVPAPAYTAVSFKDTVDSLSPLKVNLEPFYKQQLQKISRDAALRWVGTPSRVYPALMPDDA